From Pelosinus fermentans DSM 17108, the proteins below share one genomic window:
- a CDS encoding YlbF family regulator, producing the protein MNIYDKTHDLVRAIKESPEYREFMEVKKVIDTDEQAKKMVKDFIAKQMELEYDMMGGKGEDKATTEQIQQMYQLIVGNSKASAFMQSYMKFQRLVADIYKILGDSVAEGMDFFEKK; encoded by the coding sequence ATGAATATTTACGATAAAACCCATGACTTAGTGCGAGCAATTAAAGAATCTCCAGAATATAGAGAATTTATGGAAGTTAAGAAGGTCATTGACACAGATGAACAAGCGAAGAAAATGGTAAAAGATTTTATTGCCAAGCAGATGGAATTAGAATATGACATGATGGGCGGCAAAGGGGAAGACAAAGCAACGACGGAGCAAATACAGCAAATGTATCAACTGATCGTTGGAAATAGTAAAGCTTCTGCATTTATGCAGTCATATATGAAATTTCAACGTCTAGTGGCGGATATTTATAAAATTTTGGGTGATTCTGTAGCTGAAGGAATGGATTTCTTTGAAAAGAAATAA
- a CDS encoding TIM barrel protein yields MRAQFGPGGNPDAFYAAGYKASVEIPAWLDMLKLMAYEYQCTRGVNIKEETAIKIGQQAAKYGVKLSIHAPYYISLSTDDVKIIGNTQNHFLKSLEVAYWMGADRIVFHMGGLGKQDRKVAMENVKRALFTLLELVDKRGLTGIYLCPETMGKQNQLGSLDEVLAVCTLSEWLIPTVDFGHLHAVTGGKYTTEEEFEAVFDKVGETLGKEVAKNLHIHFSPIEFTKGGEKRHWTFADEFGPPYEPFVAVCAKRGFTPRVICESAGTQAADAKAMQDLYVSLIEQK; encoded by the coding sequence ATGCGCGCACAATTTGGACCAGGAGGCAATCCCGATGCTTTCTATGCAGCTGGCTACAAAGCATCGGTGGAGATACCAGCATGGCTGGATATGCTGAAACTGATGGCTTATGAATACCAATGTACTCGCGGCGTGAATATAAAAGAGGAGACAGCCATAAAAATTGGGCAGCAAGCTGCAAAGTATGGAGTGAAACTAAGTATACATGCTCCCTATTATATTAGCTTGTCCACAGACGATGTAAAAATTATTGGAAATACACAAAATCATTTTTTGAAATCCCTAGAAGTTGCTTACTGGATGGGAGCTGACCGCATTGTTTTCCATATGGGAGGGTTGGGTAAGCAAGATCGGAAAGTGGCAATGGAAAATGTAAAACGCGCCCTTTTTACCCTATTGGAATTAGTAGATAAGCGAGGACTAACTGGCATCTATCTTTGTCCAGAGACCATGGGCAAACAAAATCAATTGGGATCATTAGATGAAGTTCTTGCTGTATGCACTTTATCCGAATGGCTTATACCTACTGTAGATTTTGGACATTTGCATGCGGTAACAGGGGGAAAATATACAACAGAAGAGGAATTTGAAGCTGTTTTTGATAAGGTGGGAGAAACTTTAGGAAAGGAAGTAGCGAAAAATCTGCATATTCACTTTAGTCCCATTGAGTTTACAAAAGGGGGCGAAAAACGTCATTGGACTTTTGCAGATGAATTTGGTCCTCCCTATGAGCCTTTTGTTGCTGTTTGTGCTAAACGTGGTTTTACACCTCGAGTGATTTGTGAGTCTGCTGGTACGCAGGCAGCAGATGCAAAAGCGATGCAAGATCTTTATGTATCCTTAATAGAGCAAAAATAA
- the trmL gene encoding tRNA (uridine(34)/cytosine(34)/5-carboxymethylaminomethyluridine(34)-2'-O)-methyltransferase TrmL: MHIVLVEPEIPGNTGNIARLCAATDTELHLVKPLGFSIEDKYLKRAGLDYWNLVKVHSHENFAEVIELYKGHNFYFNTTKADQHYSQIQFKADDFLVFGKETAGLPESLLTEHKENCIRIPMVSDARSLNLSNSAAIVIYEALRQQQFIGLK; the protein is encoded by the coding sequence ATGCATATTGTATTAGTTGAACCTGAAATTCCTGGAAATACAGGTAATATAGCGCGATTGTGTGCAGCAACAGATACGGAGCTTCATTTAGTAAAACCTTTAGGATTCTCGATTGAAGATAAGTATTTGAAAAGGGCTGGCCTGGATTATTGGAATTTAGTGAAAGTACATAGTCATGAAAATTTTGCTGAAGTGATAGAATTATATAAAGGACATAATTTTTATTTTAACACAACAAAAGCTGATCAGCATTATAGTCAAATTCAGTTTAAAGCAGATGATTTTTTAGTATTTGGCAAGGAAACGGCTGGTTTACCTGAATCGTTACTAACAGAACATAAAGAAAACTGCATTCGTATTCCTATGGTTAGTGATGCCAGATCCCTTAACCTATCAAATTCTGCTGCGATCGTGATATACGAGGCTCTTCGACAGCAGCAATTTATAGGTTTAAAATAA
- a CDS encoding sodium:solute symporter family protein, producing MNPYLIAIIVYACILVAVGFIATKGVKGASDFFVAGRRLGPALLFTTLIAPNIGAGSTVGVAGVGYKFGISAWWWIASSAVGSVILAFIVGPAIWRVAKEYNLYTLGDYLDYRYNRNFRGFISLMMAIGTLAIFAGQLMGIAWILTAVAGTGKTAGILVGSIVVILYFGAGGLLAATFVNSIQIVVKFVGFLLAVPFALHYIGGWEGLTALIGQNIADANKAEAYMSFDGIGITMIIGYFLMLTPSFFISPGLIGKVYGARDVATVRIGTALNALVQFAFAIVPVILGMCAFAAFPNLSQSELALPIVMKEFMPFWASAFALAAIFSAEVSAADAVLYMITTSFTKDLYKTFIKPETSDEELLKMSRIVTVAAGILGISIALLLPNIITALSIFYSLMSVSLTAPLLFGLFSRRPSTKAAFICAIAGVLTTVVLQFGNDGKGIGILNAQSTGIVLTIIIMVFMMVVFPAKEKGVMAK from the coding sequence ATGAACCCGTATTTAATAGCTATTATTGTATATGCATGTATTTTAGTTGCTGTAGGTTTTATTGCTACTAAGGGAGTTAAAGGTGCATCTGATTTTTTTGTCGCTGGCAGAAGGCTAGGACCTGCTCTTTTATTTACTACCTTAATTGCACCTAACATTGGTGCTGGTTCCACCGTTGGCGTAGCCGGCGTTGGTTATAAATTTGGTATTTCCGCTTGGTGGTGGATTGCTTCTTCAGCTGTAGGTTCTGTCATACTAGCCTTTATTGTTGGTCCTGCGATTTGGCGCGTGGCAAAAGAGTATAACTTGTATACATTGGGAGATTATCTGGATTATCGTTATAATCGAAATTTTCGAGGCTTCATATCATTAATGATGGCTATTGGCACCCTGGCAATTTTTGCGGGACAGTTAATGGGAATTGCCTGGATTTTGACCGCTGTAGCTGGTACTGGTAAAACAGCGGGGATTTTGGTTGGTTCTATTGTAGTGATCTTATATTTTGGTGCTGGAGGGCTGCTCGCCGCGACATTTGTAAATAGCATTCAAATCGTAGTAAAGTTTGTTGGATTCTTATTAGCCGTTCCCTTTGCATTGCATTATATAGGCGGTTGGGAAGGGCTTACTGCACTAATCGGACAAAACATAGCAGATGCCAATAAGGCTGAAGCCTATATGAGTTTTGACGGCATTGGAATTACTATGATTATTGGTTATTTTTTAATGTTAACGCCATCTTTTTTTATTTCTCCAGGTTTAATTGGGAAGGTATATGGAGCTCGTGATGTAGCTACAGTAAGAATTGGCACAGCTCTTAATGCTTTGGTGCAATTTGCTTTTGCCATTGTCCCTGTTATACTAGGAATGTGTGCTTTTGCAGCATTTCCGAACTTGTCGCAGAGTGAATTGGCATTGCCGATTGTTATGAAAGAATTTATGCCATTTTGGGCTTCTGCATTTGCTTTGGCAGCCATCTTCTCAGCCGAGGTTAGTGCTGCCGACGCAGTATTATATATGATAACAACATCTTTTACGAAAGATTTGTATAAAACCTTTATTAAACCTGAAACCTCAGATGAGGAATTACTGAAAATGAGCCGCATCGTTACCGTGGCAGCTGGAATTCTCGGTATTAGCATTGCTTTACTACTGCCTAATATCATTACGGCATTGTCTATCTTTTATTCGTTAATGTCCGTGTCATTAACAGCTCCTTTATTATTTGGTCTGTTTTCAAGGCGACCCTCTACTAAAGCTGCCTTTATATGCGCAATTGCTGGAGTTTTGACTACTGTGGTCCTGCAGTTTGGTAATGATGGAAAAGGAATTGGAATATTAAATGCTCAATCTACCGGGATTGTTTTAACCATTATCATCATGGTATTTATGATGGTTGTGTTTCCTGCAAAAGAAAAAGGCGTAATGGCTAAATGA